The genomic stretch TTCAGTACTGGCTTTTCACAGTTCACTAAAACCACAACAACGAATGACAAATTGTACGTTTCGAACTCATATGGATCCGCTGAACTGAAATTATCGTAGGATAGAGAATAACGAGGGATGAAGGAGTCGTTATCGTTTAGAACACCTGGGTCTACAACCCGGATTGTATAGTTGTTGTAATCGATTTCCTGTACATAGTACTTTCCAACATATAAGTATAACACTGTTTGGTTATTCTCACATGACAGATTATACCTTTGATCGCCGCAGCTTGGTGGATCGCCTTTCAATCGAAACGGATAGCTTATATTGTGGATATTGCCGCAGGAAGAAGCAGGACAGTGATAATGACTATCGTTGGCACTGCAAGCTTGAGGGACTAAGACAAGAATAACAATTAGGACGATGAGTCCGGCAGGGAAGAGCATTGGACTTGCCAtgggtagagagagagagagagagcgagctTCCACAATCCACAGCAAGGCCTATAGACACAGTAAAATAATGTAGATTTATAAGGCGTAAGCATCTACgtcatatattgaaaaatataggCCTATAGTCCAAGTCCATGAGAAGTTTACCCGTAATTTACTTGTCACTTTGAACAAAGTGTGACGTAATCACTGGAGAAAGCCGAACTGGTATATCTAGCTATTTAAGAGGCTCAGAACCATTCCTGATCAAGAGCACAGAGATGGATATTTGCGTACAAATGGTAATCTCATATTTGTTCTTGTTTTCGGCTTTCATCATAAACCTTGGTGAAGCCCAAAATGTGTGTGCTAAGGAATCACGGTGTGGAGCCCATGGTCCAGCCGTCCGATTTCCCTTCCGACTTAATAGCCAGCTAGACGACTGTGGGTCTCCTGGGTTTAATCTCTCCTGCACTGATACAAATCAAACGGTGCTCGAGCTGCCGATTTCAGTTAAGCTCTTTGTCAAAGAGATTGACTACACATCTCATGTAATTCAATTATATGATCCACAGAATTGCTTCCCAAGGCAGCTTCAGGGACTCAATTTATCTTCCTCTCCTTTCAAATTCATACTAGAAGACGCTGGTTTCCTTTATGACTATTACTTATTCAATTGCTCCGCAAGGAAAGATGAGTTATTTGGTTCAATCTCTTGTCTTAGTGGCCCTACCTACAAAGTTTATTATTCTAATGTCAGTTATTCTAGTTTCACCCTGGAGTCCTTCATATCCTGTACAAAGATTTATACGCTTCGATCGGTTCCAAAAGCTATAATAGATCAGGATCATTATGGATTTCTTGAATTGAGTTGGTCTCTCCCAACGTACAAAGGTGCTCCAGCTGCTAAAGACAATAATAGCAGCGGATCAGGAACTCAGTCTAAACATGATAAAGGTATTCTCTCTATCCAATTAATTCTCCACCTTTGTACTTAACGAGTGAAAGGCATGTGTTGCTAAAGCATTTTATTAGACCATATAATTGTAGCTCTTCCACAGTTCCACTGGAGGACTTCAACTAATTGCATCTTGGAAACCCAGCAATATTAGATAACCATACAATTTTAACTCGGGAAAAATCACTGCACATAATGTTTAGTCCACTTAGAAGCTTACAACTTGGACCAACTTAATTAGCTATTAGCAAGAAAATTTTAGGccaacaattttaatttttttaaaaatgtacaaTGAGAAgctaattatgtttttaaatctTTACAGGTTCATTATCAAAGTTGGCGTTCGGTGAGTTGTCCTGGCcatttgaaattctttttatttggggGATGTAAACTATTGACTCACAGATGTTTATTATGCAGGTCTCATTTTAGGTTCATTTATATTAGTCCAAGCTATCTCCTCTCTTTATCGCATCTATACTTATGACAAAGTTGAAAAAGAACATCAAGCGAAGATCGAAAAGTTTTTGGAGGATTACAGAAATTTCAGACCCTCAAGATACTCTTATGTCGATATTAAAAGGATTACAAATCAATTTAATGAGAAGTTAGGAGAAGGAGCTTATGGAACAGTATTCAAAGGAAAGCTTTCCAATGAAATTCATGTTGCAGTGAAGATTCTCAATGTTTCCAAGGGAAATGGGGAAGAATTCATAAATGAAGTAGGAACAATGGGTAGGATTCATCATGTTAACGTGGTCCGCTTGGTTGGCTTCTGTGCTAATGGATTTAGACGGGCCCTAGTTTATGAGTTCCTACCAAATGATTCACTAGAGAAGCTCATATCTTCAACGGCCACCAAGAATTGTGTCCTTAATTGGGATAAACGACAAAATATTGCTCTTGGCGTAGCAAGAGGAATTGAATATCTTCACCAAGGATGCTATCAACAAATCCTCCATTTTGATATCAAACCTCACAATGTTTTGCTAGACCAAAATcttaatccaaaaatttctgattttggtctTGCCAAGTTGTGTTCGAAGGACCAAAGTGCAGTTTCCATGACGACAGCCAGGGGGACTATGGGTTACATTG from Corylus avellana chromosome ca1, CavTom2PMs-1.0 encodes the following:
- the LOC132167151 gene encoding putative RING-H2 finger protein ATL21A → MASPMLFPAGLIVLIVILVLVPQACSANDSHYHCPASSCGNIHNISYPFRLKGDPPSCGDQRYNLSCENNQTVLYLYVGKYYVQEIDYNNYTIRVVDPGVLNDNDSFIPRYSLSYDNFSSADPYEFETYNLSFVVVVLVNCEKPVLNSLYYLNISACSEDGVYSSKRYRYVLFSPSPVDLEDLCQVEQISTIPWSDRSFGDLGNISCTDFHNELRAFELSWYQAYCPICRNGYCYHNHSDNSVSCYGFDAEPPVEGAAERMHA
- the LOC132167162 gene encoding rust resistance kinase Lr10-like — translated: MVISYLFLFSAFIINLGEAQNVCAKESRCGAHGPAVRFPFRLNSQLDDCGSPGFNLSCTDTNQTVLELPISVKLFVKEIDYTSHVIQLYDPQNCFPRQLQGLNLSSSPFKFILEDAGFLYDYYLFNCSARKDELFGSISCLSGPTYKVYYSNVSYSSFTLESFISCTKIYTLRSVPKAIIDQDHYGFLELSWSLPTYKGAPAAKDNNSSGSGTQSKHDKGSLSKLAFGLILGSFILVQAISSLYRIYTYDKVEKEHQAKIEKFLEDYRNFRPSRYSYVDIKRITNQFNEKLGEGAYGTVFKGKLSNEIHVAVKILNVSKGNGEEFINEVGTMGRIHHVNVVRLVGFCANGFRRALVYEFLPNDSLEKLISSTATKNCVLNWDKRQNIALGVARGIEYLHQGCYQQILHFDIKPHNVLLDQNLNPKISDFGLAKLCSKDQSAVSMTTARGTMGYIAPEVFSRNFGKVSSKADVYSFGILLLEIVGGRKNVDVRVENTSQVYFPEWIYNLLEQKEDIRIFVEDDGNAKTAKKLAIVGLWCIQWHPMDRPTMKDVVQMLNGEGDKLTIPPNPFASAGPIKINANLPPKHQNHELEIIPELR